The DNA segment TCATTCTCAGAAACATGAACTGGAACCTTGATATATACATATGGATTTTTGAGGCAATGGTATCAGGTCTGATCTTTCACAAACAATCAGAGACAAGGCCCATCTTCAGATCATCAAAAGAGACTACAGCACACTCTCCTGGACTATGTAACTTGGAGCAGGTAAGTAATTCAGATGTTTAGCAAGCACTGAATACACAGTGTGCTCTTTCCAAAGGTCCCACATGACCTTTGTCATAAGTATATAATCCAGCTGGGCAGTTCCACAATTAtgacaaaatgcaaacaaatcggaagagactcccagggctCTCCATACACCTCTGGAATACATGTCTTCTAGCCAAACAGTTTGGGAAGGAAAACGCCACATTGCTTAATACTACAGGTGGGTAATGAATTGGAGAACAAGAACAGGAGTCCCTTGTGGCCTTTAATAGAACCCCCTGCACAGCTCTCAGGACTCAGatctccagccattccctttATCCAAGATGCTCTTTGACCCACCAAATTTAGAAGCCGAGATTCCTGCACCATTTCTCTTTGCTCCACCAATTTCACACCTGATGAGCTGATAATGCACTACAGTAAATCTCTTTACACCTTTCCATGAAGGAAGACCAATTTGTCTGCTCACTGGTCTTCTCGGAAGAAACCTCTGAGTCCtacaaggaaaagcagagcagtgctCTAGGAGAAACTGGGTCAGCGAATATCTGCTTAGGGGCAATCACCCTCTCCTTCCACCTCCCTCTGCACCTTGGATCTCTCCCCTTCCACCAACACAAGGCTCTTGCAGTGACATGTATTTTATAGCCAAGGCACATACAGTTCCATCAGACATAAGTTAATCTTAAAAGACAGGAAATCAGCAAAACACCTTTGCTGTTTTCTCCTGTATTTCCTTCTGCTCATAAAGCCACCtacaaatgttttctaaaagATACAACTTTCTCGATGATCTCTTATCTTCCTAACAGGCAGACCGACATCATCAAGGTACCAGCTGTTCTCCAGTCCATCCCCCTACAGGGAACACAGGACCAAGACCAAGCTTGAATGAATGCAAAGCCATTTCCTACTGATCTCCACTATGCATCATAGATACACAGAACAGCTAAGAGTAGGGCAAACGATGAGCAGGAAAGTTACACATGGAGTTGTCAAAATTACAGTCGAGATTTTCACACGAATAAAGAACACGTGCTATTGGGGAGAACCTGTGAAGAACAGAAACTCATTTTCACTTCCAGATACCATCAGTCTTACCGCATCTGCTTCTCCAACAATCTGTGAAACTGATCAAGGACCTCACGCCCACCTCCCACCAACCTACATCGCAACAAGAAACAATGCTCTGCTATTTTGACAGCAAGCCTGCCACCATAGAAACAGAACACGGCGAAGAAAGGGTAGTGAAGCAGAAGGGGAAGCTTCTCAGAGCCAGTTTGGACAGAGGAACTCACCGCGAGAGGCGAGGGGTCTGAGACGCGCGGCCCGGCAGCGTCCTCATCCCCGAGCAGCGGCGCGGGCTCCTcgggcgggggccgggccgggagggTGTCGCAGCAGCTGCCACCCGAGAAGCGGAGGTGGCTCTTGCGAGAGTCGGCCGTGAGAGACACCTCGTGCGAGTAGGAGTGCAGGAAGGCGCGGACGCCGTCGATGCCCACGAAGTGAGTGGCCGGCACGCCGCGCAAGGCCCCGCTGGACTCAGCCAGCAGCTGCGAGCGGCGCCAGCGCCTGAGGCGCAgcgccagcagcagcaaaaggaaggcgaggaagaggcaggagacGGCGGCCACGGCCAGCACGAGCCAGCGCGTCAGGCTCTCGGCCGGCTCGCCCGGCGCCGCTGAGTCGACCGCGCTGCCCAGCTCGGCCAGCAGCTCGGCCACGCTGTCGGCCAGCAGCACGGTGAGCGTGGCCGTGGCCGACAGCGCCGGCCGGCCGTGGTCCCTGACCAGCACCACCAGGCTGTGGCGCGCCGCGTCGCGGGCGAGCGGGAAGCGCGCCGTGCGCACCTCGCCGCTGTGCAGCCCCAGGCGGAAGAGCCCCGGCTCCGTGGCCTTGGCCAGCTCGTACGACAGCCAGGCGTTCTGCCCCGCGTCCGCGTCCACCGCCACCACCTTGGCCACCAGCGCGCCGGGCTCGGACGAGCGCGGCGCCAGCTCCACGCCCGCCCAGCCCGCACCCGccggcggaggaggaggagggtagAGCACCTGCGGCGCGTTGTCGTTCTCGTCCACGATCAGCAGCCGCACCGACACGTTGCTGCTCAACGCCGGCGAGCCGTCGTCCTCCGCCCGCACCCACAGCTCCACCTCGCGCACCTCCTCGTAGTCGAAGGAGCGCAGCGCGTACACCGCGCCCGTCTCCGCCTGCACCGACACGTACGACGACAGCGGCAAGCCCCGCAGCCGCCCCTCCGACAGCCGGTAGCGCACGCGCGCGTTCTGCCCCCAGTCCGCGTCCGTCGCCCGCACCGTCAGCACCAGCGCGCCCGCCGCGTTGTTCTCGGCCAGCCGCGCGCTGTAACGCTCCTGCGTGAACACCGGCGCGTTGTCGTTCACGTCCAGCACCCGCAGCGTCAGCACGGCGCTGCTCTGCAGGGACGGTGACCCTCCATCTGTCGCCCTCACCGTCAGGTTGTACTCCGACACCTGCTCCCGGTCCAGCTGTCTCGCTGTCACCACGCGGTAGTAATCCTCAAAGGTCTTCTCCAGGCGGAACGGGACATGCCCGTCAAGCGAGCAGTGCACCTCGCCACTGTTCCCCGAGTCCCTGTCCTGGACATGTAGCAAGGCCACCACCGTCTCCGATGGCGCGTCCTCTGAGATCTCGCTCAGTGCAGACCGCACGGAAATCTCGGGCACGTTGTCATTGATGTCAGCAACAGTGACCATGGCTTTTGTCGTGTTGAAAAGCCCTCCTCCGTCCCGTGCCTGCACCTCCAGGTCATATGAATCGTCCTCCTCAAAGTCAAGGCTCCGCAGCAGCGTGATCACTCCTCTCTCAGAGTCAAGATGGAAAATCTGCGAGGCTTTCTCTGCGATTTTCTTGAACGAGTATTTAACATGCCCATTCACTCCGTCGTCGGCATCGGTGGCCGTAATGGTGATGAGGGTGGAGCCCACGGGTACGTCTTCCGGCACATGCACTGAGTACTCCGCCTGAGTGAACACGGGCGCGTTGTCGTTCGCGTCCAGCACCGTCACGCGAATCCGCGCCGTGCCCATCAGTGGCGGATCACCGCCGTCACTCGCCCTCAGCATCAGCTCGTGAAATGCCGCCTCCTCCCGGTCCAGCGGCTTTGCCAGCACCAGCTCGGGACGCTGATCCCCGTCGGGACCCGCCTGCACGGCCAGCGAGAAGTGCTCGTCTCCACTCAGCTCGTAACTCAGCAGGGAATTACTTCCCGAGTCCGGATCATGAGCCTCGGCCAGGGGAAACCGCGACCCCGCGAGTGTCGTCTCGCTCATTGTCTCTT comes from the Pithys albifrons albifrons isolate INPA30051 chromosome 15, PitAlb_v1, whole genome shotgun sequence genome and includes:
- the LOC139679128 gene encoding protocadherin gamma-A5-like, whose amino-acid sequence is MCTERRRWDRRQQVLLWGVLLAAWQAAWGQLRYSVPEEMPKGSFVGDVAKDLGLQPPALGDRRIRVVSEGRMQYFSLHGKMGHLVTAERIDREQLCESVQQCVLRCELILEGEMKVYRIQVEITDINDNAPRFKEIELEETMSETTLAGSRFPLAEAHDPDSGSNSLLSYELSGDEHFSLAVQAGPDGDQRPELVLAKPLDREEAAFHELMLRASDGGDPPLMGTARIRVTVLDANDNAPVFTQAEYSVHVPEDVPVGSTLITITATDADDGVNGHVKYSFKKIAEKASQIFHLDSERGVITLLRSLDFEEDDSYDLEVQARDGGGLFNTTKAMVTVADINDNVPEISVRSALSEISEDAPSETVVALLHVQDRDSGNSGEVHCSLDGHVPFRLEKTFEDYYRVVTARQLDREQVSEYNLTVRATDGGSPSLQSSAVLTLRVLDVNDNAPVFTQERYSARLAENNAAGALVLTVRATDADWGQNARVRYRLSEGRLRGLPLSSYVSVQAETGAVYALRSFDYEEVREVELWVRAEDDGSPALSSNVSVRLLIVDENDNAPQVLYPPPPPPAGAGWAGVELAPRSSEPGALVAKVVAVDADAGQNAWLSYELAKATEPGLFRLGLHSGEVRTARFPLARDAARHSLVVLVRDHGRPALSATATLTVLLADSVAELLAELGSAVDSAAPGEPAESLTRWLVLAVAAVSCLFLAFLLLLLALRLRRWRRSQLLAESSGALRGVPATHFVGIDGVRAFLHSYSHEVSLTADSRKSHLRFSGGSCCDTLPARPPPEEPAPLLGDEDAAGPRVSDPSPLAVSSSVQTGSEKLPLLLHYPFFAVFCFYGGRLAVKIAEHCFLLRCRLVGGGREVLDQFHRLLEKQMR